The following coding sequences lie in one Hoplias malabaricus isolate fHopMal1 chromosome 14, fHopMal1.hap1, whole genome shotgun sequence genomic window:
- the plekha2 gene encoding pleckstrin homology domain-containing family A member 2: protein MPYLDRQNRICGFLDIEENENSSKFYRRYFILDTIQNSLFWYMDNPQNLPEGAVFVGSLRLSYISKVSEVSIKQKPKTEFCFVINALSRRYFLQANDAMDLKEWVIALNKATKITVPKISPVTQSIDTATVTSQTQSTSRQAYKTEIVGGVVVHTPVQQNELDDVFTNEPSSHVTLRRCQSVRPNVLRSGYCVKQGNVRKSWKRRFFILDDQAVSYYKNETDKEPLRSIRLRDIHKVHECLVKSGELLSRDNLFEIITSTRTFFIQADTPEEMNGWVRDIGFKIQDFRGPSKIYRYSGSHVSAQGKPPLVKSCSTAQSWQPWTPVPKHETKGKDEGQRDSAFSSLPSLSHTGESFQSQGRQRHHSQPPPAKDPDISSDKHIRTTDV from the exons ATGCCTTACCTGGACAGACAGAATCGGATCTGTGGATTCTTGGATATagaagaaaatgagaacagTTCTAAGTTTTACAGGCGCTACTTTATCCTGGATACCATACAAAACTCTCTTTTCTGGTACATGGACAATCCACAG AACTTGCCAGAAGGAGCAGTCTTTGTTGGAAGTTTGCGACTGAGTTATATTTCAaag GTTAGCGAAGTTTCCATCAAGCAAAAACCCAAAACTGAATTCTGCTTCG TGATAAATGCTCTCTCTCGACGGTACTTTCTCCAAGCCAATGATGCCATGGACTTGAAGGAGTGGGTTATTGCCCTCAATAAGGCCACCAAAATTACA GTTCCCAAAATATCCCCTGTTACTCAGAGCATAGATACTGCCACTGTGACAAGCCAAACTCAGTCCACATCTCGCCAGGCCTACAAAACAGAAATTGTGGGAGGCGTGGTTGTTCACACACCAGTccaacag aatgAACTGGATGACGTATTCACTAATGAACCAAGCTCACATGTAACATTGAGAAGGTGCCAGAGTGTACGTCCAAATGTTTTGAGATCGGGCTACTGCGTCAAGCAAGGCAATGTG AGAAAAAGCTGGAAGAGGAGATTTTTCATTTTAGATGATCAAGCTGTGAGCTACTACAAGAACGAGACG GATAAAGAACCATTACGAAGCATTCGTTTAAGGGACATACACAAGGTTCATGAGTGCCTTGTAAAATCAGG AGAACTTCTTTCACGCGACAACCTTTTCGAGATCATCACCAGCACAAGAACTTTCTTCATTCAG GCAGACACGCCGGAAGAAATGAATGGCTGGGTAAGAGACATTGGATTTAAAATCCAAGACTTTAGAGGACCATCAAAG ATTTACCGTTACAGTGGTTCTCATGTCTCAGCACAGGGGAAACCTCCCCTTGTAAAATCATGCTCCACAGCGCAGTCATGGCAGCCCTGGACCCCGGTACCAAAGCACGAGACAAAGGGGAAAGACGAAGGCCAGAGAGACAGTGCTTTCTCTTCcctgccctctctctcacacacaggcgAGAGCTTCCAGTCACAAGGTCGTCAGAGACACCACTCCCAGCCACCGCCAGCCAAGGACCCAGACATTTCCTCAGACAAACACATTCGCACCACTGATGTCTGA
- the asb13b gene encoding ankyrin repeat and SOCS box protein 13: MDITRTRPSLFSDIAHGLGFWTDRSAVHEAAAHGRVTQLRQLIQNGAMVNIVAVDSITPLHEACIQGQSQCVKLLLEAGAHVDARNIDGSTPLCDACAAGSLECVKLLLEHGAVVNPPLFTFSPLHEACMGGNSECVQLMISEGALMEAHDCHFGTPLHVACARQHLDCVKVLLNAGANVNAAKLHETALHHAAKANNLRMIELLVEFGGNVYAKDNLGKKPIQYAQAGSPAKLGIEFYEMEPLSLQHLSRISLRKALGKRALEVLPQLGLPNRMICYLTYRPTIY, translated from the exons ATGGACATAACGCGCACACGACCGTCACTCTTCAGTGATATCG CACATGGCCTGGGCTTTTGGACAGACCGTTCAGCGGTGCATGAAGCAGCAGCTCATGGGAGAGTAACACAGCTTCggcagctgattcaaaatggaGCAATGGTCAACATAGTAGCTGTGGACTCCATAACCCCACTCCATGAGGCTTGTATTCAAGGCCAATCTCAGTGTGTAAAGCTGCTCCTGGAGGCCGGAGCGCAT GTGGATGCCCGTAACATTGATGGCAGCACCCCACTCTGTGACGCTTGTGCAGCTGGTAGTTTGGAGTGTGTAAAGCTGCTGTTAGAGCATGGAGCTGTGGTAAACCctcctctcttcactttctctcCCCTTCATGAGGCCTGCATGGGGG GTAATTCAGAGTGTGTGCAGCTCATGATCTCTGAGGGGGCTTTAATGGAAGCCCATGACTGTCATTTTGGGACTCCCCTTCACGTGGCTTGTGCCAGGCAGCACCTAGACTGTGTAAAAGTTCTCCTAAATGCAG GTGCAAATGTAAATGCCGCAAAGCTTCATGAGACAGCCCTCCACCATGCTGCTAAAGCAAACAATCTGAGGATGATTGAGCTGTTGGTTGAGTTTGGAGGTAACGTGTATGCCAAAGACAACCTTGGCAAAAAGCCCATCCAATACGCCCAAGCTGGGTCACCAGCAAAGCTTGGCATCGAGTTCTACGAAA TGGAACCCCTAAGTCTTCAGCACTTAAGCAGGATTTCACTCAGGAAAGCACTGGGGAAGAGAGCTCTAGAGGTGCTACCTCAGCTGGGTTTGCCCAACCGCATGATCTGCTACCTCACATACAGGCCTACAATCTACTGA
- the nras gene encoding GTPase NRas — MTEYKLVVVGAGGVGKSALTIQLIQNHFVDEYDPTIEDSYRKQVVIDGETCLLDILDTAGQEEYSAMRDQYMRTGEGFLCVFAINNTKSFADVHLYREQIKRVKDSDDVPMVLVGNKCDLARTVDTKQAQELARSYGIEFVETSAKTRQGVEDAFYTLVREIRHYRMKKLNSREDRKQGCLGVSCEVM, encoded by the exons ATGACAGAGTATAAACTGGTGGTGGTGGGAGCAGGAGGTGTCGGAAAAAGTGCGCTGACTATCCAGCTCATTCAAAATCACTTTGTGGACGAATATGACCCTACCATAGAG GACTCCTACAGGAAGCAGGTGGTGATCGATGGGGAGACGTGTCTGCTGGACATCCTGGACACAGCAGGACAGGAGGAGTACAGTGCTATGAGGGACCAGTACATGAGAACCGGCGAGGGATTCCTCTGTGTGTTTGCCATCAACAACACAAAGTCTTTCGCTGATGTACATTTGTACCG GGAGCAGATCAAGCGAGTGAAGGACTCTGATGATGTGCCCATGGTATTGGTGGGAAACAAATGTGATTTGGCCAGAACTGTCGACACCAAGCAGGCTCAGGAACTGGCCAGGAGCTATGGCATTGAATTTGTAGAAACCTCAGCTAAGACCAGACAG GGAGTGGAGGACGCCTTTTACACCCTTGTCCGGGAGATCCGTCATTACCGCATGAAAAAGCTCAACAGCAGGGAGGACAGGAAACAGGGCTGCCTCGGAGTCTCCTGCGAGGTCATGTGA
- the ampd1 gene encoding AMP deaminase 1 isoform X3 gives MPKLAVPGEEKTDDRMRAFAEKVFGSDTKDEDVREEISLFDVAEDCPILHQELVHHIATEDDIEKRKKRIQSAQETLAPLLEDKPTYLEVPHFQRVAITGDYAAGVTVDDFELACKGLYRALTIREKYMRLAFQKYPNITSQYLRDIEGETWNPEDQVLPVFTPPPEKGEDPFNTKSLLPNLGYVARMRDGVIYVYKDSAAADKHEPLHLPGPDYATFIDDMNFLIALIAQGPTKTYTHRRLKFLMSKFNVHEMLNEMEEMKELKNNPHRDFYNCRKVDTHIHAAACMNQKHLLRFIKKSYRVDADRVVHSVKGKEMTMRELFESLKLHPYDLTVDSLDVHAGRQTFQRFDKFNAKYNPVGASELRDLYMKTENHIGGEYFATIIKEVASDLEDAKYQYAEPRLSIYGCNPNEWTKLSSWFNKHRVFSPNLKWMIQVPRIYDIFRGRNFVPHFGKMLENIFLPVFQATIDPQSNPELSVFLKHVTGFDSVDDESKHSGHMFSTKSPKPEEWDIVKNPSYSYYIYYMYANITILNQLRKERGMNTFQFRPHCGEAGAVTHLLACFMTADNISHGLNLKKSPVLQYLYFLTQVPIAMSPLSNNSLFLEYNKNPLLEFHQKGLMVSLSTDDPMQFHYTKEPLMEEYAIAAQVFKLSTCDMCEIARNSVLQSGLSHEEKVHFLGDRYLKDGPEGNDIRKTNVAQIRMAYRYETLCYELNLIKEGVKGD, from the exons ATGCCTAAGCTTGCGGTAccaggtga AGAAA AAACAGATGATCGTATGCGTGCGTTTGCTGAGAAGGTGTTCGGATCTGACACCAAGGATGAAGACGTACGTGAAGAGATCTCCCTGTTCGACGTGGCTGAGGACTGCCCCATTCTCCACCAAGAGCTGGTTCACCATATCGCCACTGAAGATGACATAGAGAAACG TAAGAAGCGCATACAGAGTGCTCAAGAGACTCTGGCTCCTCTTCTGGAGGATAAACCAACGTATTTGGAGGTCCCTCACTTCCAGCGGGTTGCCATCACTGGGGATTATGCTGCTGGG GTGACTGTGGATGATTTTGAGCTGGCCTGCAAAGGTCTGTACCGTGCTTTAACCATAAGGGAAAAGTACATGAGACTGGCCTTCCAGAAATACCCCAACATCACGTCCCAATACCTGCGCGACATTGAAGGAGAGACTTGGAATCCAGAGGACCAAGTGCTGCCCG TCTTCACTCCTCCTCCTGAGAAAGGAGAGGATCCCTTCAACACCAAGTCTCTGCTTCCAAACCTCGGATATGTGGCTCGCATGCGGGATGGTGTCATCTATGTCTACAAAGACTCAGCAGCTGCAGATAAACATGAGCCTCTGCACCTGCCTGGCCCTGACTACGCCACCTTCATTGATGACATGAATTTCCTCATAGCCCTCATTGCACAGGGCCCAAC AAAGACATACACTCACCGTCGTCTGAAGTTCCTCATGTCCAAGTTTAATGTCCATGAGATGTTGAACGAAATGGAAGAGATGAAGGAGCTGAAGAACAATCCACACAGGGACTTTTACAACTGCAGGAAG GTGGACACTCACATCCATGCTGCCGCCTGCATgaatcagaaacacctcctgCGCTTCATTAAGAAGTCGTACCGTGTGGACGCAGATAGAGTGGTACACAGTGTTAAGGGGAAGGAGATGACTATGAGGGAACTCTTTGAGTCTCTCAAGCTGCACCCCTACGACCTGACTGTGGATTCACTGGATGTACATGCT GGCAGGCAAACCTTCCAGCGCTTTGATAAGTTCAATGCCAAATACAATCCTGTGGGGGCCAGTGAGCTGCGGGACCTTTATATGAAAACTGAGAACCATATTGGAGGAGAATACTTTGCTACCATCATCAAG GAAGTGGCCAGTGACCTCGAGGATGCCAAGTACCAGTACGCAGAGCCTCGTCTGTCCATCTATGGCTGTAATCCCAATGAGTGGACAAAGCTCTCCTCTTGGTTCAACAAGCACAGAGTTTTCTCCCCCAACCTCAAGTGGATGATTCAAGTACCCAGAATCTA CGACATTTTCAGAGGTAGAAACTTTGTGCCACACTTTGGGAAAATGCTGGAGAATATCTTCCTGCCCGTTTTCCAGGCCACCATCGACCCCCAGTCCAACCCTGAGCTCAGTGTTTTCCTGAAGCAT GTCACAGGGTTTGACAGTGTGGATGATGAATCTAAACACAGTGGTCACATGTTCTCCACCAAGAGCCCGAAGCCAGAGGAGTGGGACATTGTAAAGAACCCATCTTACTCTTACTACATTTACTACATGTATGCCAACATCACCATACTCAATCAGCTGCGCAA GGAGAGAGGAATGAACACCTTCCAGTTCAGGCCTCACTGTGGAGAAGCTGGAGCAGTCACTCACCTGCTGGCCTGCTTCATGACCGCTGACAACATTTCTCATGGCCTCAACCTCAAGAAG AGTCCAGTCTTGCAATATTTGTACTTCCTGACCCAAGTCCCGATTGCTATGTCTCCTCTCAGTAACAACAGCCTTTTCCTGGAGTACAACAAGAATCCCCTGCTGGAGTTCCACCAGAAAGGCCTAATGGTGTCTCTCTCCACTGATGACCCCATGCAGTTCCACTACACCAAG GAGCCTCTGATGGAAGAGTACGCCATCGCTGCCCAGGTGTTCAAGCTCAGTACCTGTGACATGTGTGAAATTGCCAGGAACAGCGTTCTGCAGAGTGGTTTATCACATGAG GAGAAGGTGCACTTCCTTGGGGATCGTTACCTAAAGGATGGTCCAGAAGGAAATGATATTCGTAAAACCAACGTGGCTCAGATTCGTATGGCCTACCGCTATGAAACTCTCTGCTATGAGCTCAACCTTATCAAGGAAGGCGTGAAAGGGGATTAA
- the ampd1 gene encoding AMP deaminase 1 isoform X1: MPKLAVPGECLKTDDRMRAFAEKVFGSDTKDEDVREEISLFDVAEDCPILHQELVHHIATEDDIEKRKKRIQSAQETLAPLLEDKPTYLEVPHFQRVAITGDYAAGVTVDDFELACKGLYRALTIREKYMRLAFQKYPNITSQYLRDIEGETWNPEDQVLPVFTPPPEKGEDPFNTKSLLPNLGYVARMRDGVIYVYKDSAAADKHEPLHLPGPDYATFIDDMNFLIALIAQGPTKTYTHRRLKFLMSKFNVHEMLNEMEEMKELKNNPHRDFYNCRKVDTHIHAAACMNQKHLLRFIKKSYRVDADRVVHSVKGKEMTMRELFESLKLHPYDLTVDSLDVHAGRQTFQRFDKFNAKYNPVGASELRDLYMKTENHIGGEYFATIIKEVASDLEDAKYQYAEPRLSIYGCNPNEWTKLSSWFNKHRVFSPNLKWMIQVPRIYDIFRGRNFVPHFGKMLENIFLPVFQATIDPQSNPELSVFLKHVTGFDSVDDESKHSGHMFSTKSPKPEEWDIVKNPSYSYYIYYMYANITILNQLRKERGMNTFQFRPHCGEAGAVTHLLACFMTADNISHGLNLKKSPVLQYLYFLTQVPIAMSPLSNNSLFLEYNKNPLLEFHQKGLMVSLSTDDPMQFHYTKEPLMEEYAIAAQVFKLSTCDMCEIARNSVLQSGLSHEEKVHFLGDRYLKDGPEGNDIRKTNVAQIRMAYRYETLCYELNLIKEGVKGD, from the exons ATGCCTAAGCTTGCGGTAccaggtgagtgtctga AAACAGATGATCGTATGCGTGCGTTTGCTGAGAAGGTGTTCGGATCTGACACCAAGGATGAAGACGTACGTGAAGAGATCTCCCTGTTCGACGTGGCTGAGGACTGCCCCATTCTCCACCAAGAGCTGGTTCACCATATCGCCACTGAAGATGACATAGAGAAACG TAAGAAGCGCATACAGAGTGCTCAAGAGACTCTGGCTCCTCTTCTGGAGGATAAACCAACGTATTTGGAGGTCCCTCACTTCCAGCGGGTTGCCATCACTGGGGATTATGCTGCTGGG GTGACTGTGGATGATTTTGAGCTGGCCTGCAAAGGTCTGTACCGTGCTTTAACCATAAGGGAAAAGTACATGAGACTGGCCTTCCAGAAATACCCCAACATCACGTCCCAATACCTGCGCGACATTGAAGGAGAGACTTGGAATCCAGAGGACCAAGTGCTGCCCG TCTTCACTCCTCCTCCTGAGAAAGGAGAGGATCCCTTCAACACCAAGTCTCTGCTTCCAAACCTCGGATATGTGGCTCGCATGCGGGATGGTGTCATCTATGTCTACAAAGACTCAGCAGCTGCAGATAAACATGAGCCTCTGCACCTGCCTGGCCCTGACTACGCCACCTTCATTGATGACATGAATTTCCTCATAGCCCTCATTGCACAGGGCCCAAC AAAGACATACACTCACCGTCGTCTGAAGTTCCTCATGTCCAAGTTTAATGTCCATGAGATGTTGAACGAAATGGAAGAGATGAAGGAGCTGAAGAACAATCCACACAGGGACTTTTACAACTGCAGGAAG GTGGACACTCACATCCATGCTGCCGCCTGCATgaatcagaaacacctcctgCGCTTCATTAAGAAGTCGTACCGTGTGGACGCAGATAGAGTGGTACACAGTGTTAAGGGGAAGGAGATGACTATGAGGGAACTCTTTGAGTCTCTCAAGCTGCACCCCTACGACCTGACTGTGGATTCACTGGATGTACATGCT GGCAGGCAAACCTTCCAGCGCTTTGATAAGTTCAATGCCAAATACAATCCTGTGGGGGCCAGTGAGCTGCGGGACCTTTATATGAAAACTGAGAACCATATTGGAGGAGAATACTTTGCTACCATCATCAAG GAAGTGGCCAGTGACCTCGAGGATGCCAAGTACCAGTACGCAGAGCCTCGTCTGTCCATCTATGGCTGTAATCCCAATGAGTGGACAAAGCTCTCCTCTTGGTTCAACAAGCACAGAGTTTTCTCCCCCAACCTCAAGTGGATGATTCAAGTACCCAGAATCTA CGACATTTTCAGAGGTAGAAACTTTGTGCCACACTTTGGGAAAATGCTGGAGAATATCTTCCTGCCCGTTTTCCAGGCCACCATCGACCCCCAGTCCAACCCTGAGCTCAGTGTTTTCCTGAAGCAT GTCACAGGGTTTGACAGTGTGGATGATGAATCTAAACACAGTGGTCACATGTTCTCCACCAAGAGCCCGAAGCCAGAGGAGTGGGACATTGTAAAGAACCCATCTTACTCTTACTACATTTACTACATGTATGCCAACATCACCATACTCAATCAGCTGCGCAA GGAGAGAGGAATGAACACCTTCCAGTTCAGGCCTCACTGTGGAGAAGCTGGAGCAGTCACTCACCTGCTGGCCTGCTTCATGACCGCTGACAACATTTCTCATGGCCTCAACCTCAAGAAG AGTCCAGTCTTGCAATATTTGTACTTCCTGACCCAAGTCCCGATTGCTATGTCTCCTCTCAGTAACAACAGCCTTTTCCTGGAGTACAACAAGAATCCCCTGCTGGAGTTCCACCAGAAAGGCCTAATGGTGTCTCTCTCCACTGATGACCCCATGCAGTTCCACTACACCAAG GAGCCTCTGATGGAAGAGTACGCCATCGCTGCCCAGGTGTTCAAGCTCAGTACCTGTGACATGTGTGAAATTGCCAGGAACAGCGTTCTGCAGAGTGGTTTATCACATGAG GAGAAGGTGCACTTCCTTGGGGATCGTTACCTAAAGGATGGTCCAGAAGGAAATGATATTCGTAAAACCAACGTGGCTCAGATTCGTATGGCCTACCGCTATGAAACTCTCTGCTATGAGCTCAACCTTATCAAGGAAGGCGTGAAAGGGGATTAA
- the ampd1 gene encoding AMP deaminase 1 isoform X2: MPKLAVPETDDRMRAFAEKVFGSDTKDEDVREEISLFDVAEDCPILHQELVHHIATEDDIEKRKKRIQSAQETLAPLLEDKPTYLEVPHFQRVAITGDYAAGVTVDDFELACKGLYRALTIREKYMRLAFQKYPNITSQYLRDIEGETWNPEDQVLPVFTPPPEKGEDPFNTKSLLPNLGYVARMRDGVIYVYKDSAAADKHEPLHLPGPDYATFIDDMNFLIALIAQGPTKTYTHRRLKFLMSKFNVHEMLNEMEEMKELKNNPHRDFYNCRKVDTHIHAAACMNQKHLLRFIKKSYRVDADRVVHSVKGKEMTMRELFESLKLHPYDLTVDSLDVHAGRQTFQRFDKFNAKYNPVGASELRDLYMKTENHIGGEYFATIIKEVASDLEDAKYQYAEPRLSIYGCNPNEWTKLSSWFNKHRVFSPNLKWMIQVPRIYDIFRGRNFVPHFGKMLENIFLPVFQATIDPQSNPELSVFLKHVTGFDSVDDESKHSGHMFSTKSPKPEEWDIVKNPSYSYYIYYMYANITILNQLRKERGMNTFQFRPHCGEAGAVTHLLACFMTADNISHGLNLKKSPVLQYLYFLTQVPIAMSPLSNNSLFLEYNKNPLLEFHQKGLMVSLSTDDPMQFHYTKEPLMEEYAIAAQVFKLSTCDMCEIARNSVLQSGLSHEEKVHFLGDRYLKDGPEGNDIRKTNVAQIRMAYRYETLCYELNLIKEGVKGD; this comes from the exons ATGCCTAAGCTTGCGGTAccag AAACAGATGATCGTATGCGTGCGTTTGCTGAGAAGGTGTTCGGATCTGACACCAAGGATGAAGACGTACGTGAAGAGATCTCCCTGTTCGACGTGGCTGAGGACTGCCCCATTCTCCACCAAGAGCTGGTTCACCATATCGCCACTGAAGATGACATAGAGAAACG TAAGAAGCGCATACAGAGTGCTCAAGAGACTCTGGCTCCTCTTCTGGAGGATAAACCAACGTATTTGGAGGTCCCTCACTTCCAGCGGGTTGCCATCACTGGGGATTATGCTGCTGGG GTGACTGTGGATGATTTTGAGCTGGCCTGCAAAGGTCTGTACCGTGCTTTAACCATAAGGGAAAAGTACATGAGACTGGCCTTCCAGAAATACCCCAACATCACGTCCCAATACCTGCGCGACATTGAAGGAGAGACTTGGAATCCAGAGGACCAAGTGCTGCCCG TCTTCACTCCTCCTCCTGAGAAAGGAGAGGATCCCTTCAACACCAAGTCTCTGCTTCCAAACCTCGGATATGTGGCTCGCATGCGGGATGGTGTCATCTATGTCTACAAAGACTCAGCAGCTGCAGATAAACATGAGCCTCTGCACCTGCCTGGCCCTGACTACGCCACCTTCATTGATGACATGAATTTCCTCATAGCCCTCATTGCACAGGGCCCAAC AAAGACATACACTCACCGTCGTCTGAAGTTCCTCATGTCCAAGTTTAATGTCCATGAGATGTTGAACGAAATGGAAGAGATGAAGGAGCTGAAGAACAATCCACACAGGGACTTTTACAACTGCAGGAAG GTGGACACTCACATCCATGCTGCCGCCTGCATgaatcagaaacacctcctgCGCTTCATTAAGAAGTCGTACCGTGTGGACGCAGATAGAGTGGTACACAGTGTTAAGGGGAAGGAGATGACTATGAGGGAACTCTTTGAGTCTCTCAAGCTGCACCCCTACGACCTGACTGTGGATTCACTGGATGTACATGCT GGCAGGCAAACCTTCCAGCGCTTTGATAAGTTCAATGCCAAATACAATCCTGTGGGGGCCAGTGAGCTGCGGGACCTTTATATGAAAACTGAGAACCATATTGGAGGAGAATACTTTGCTACCATCATCAAG GAAGTGGCCAGTGACCTCGAGGATGCCAAGTACCAGTACGCAGAGCCTCGTCTGTCCATCTATGGCTGTAATCCCAATGAGTGGACAAAGCTCTCCTCTTGGTTCAACAAGCACAGAGTTTTCTCCCCCAACCTCAAGTGGATGATTCAAGTACCCAGAATCTA CGACATTTTCAGAGGTAGAAACTTTGTGCCACACTTTGGGAAAATGCTGGAGAATATCTTCCTGCCCGTTTTCCAGGCCACCATCGACCCCCAGTCCAACCCTGAGCTCAGTGTTTTCCTGAAGCAT GTCACAGGGTTTGACAGTGTGGATGATGAATCTAAACACAGTGGTCACATGTTCTCCACCAAGAGCCCGAAGCCAGAGGAGTGGGACATTGTAAAGAACCCATCTTACTCTTACTACATTTACTACATGTATGCCAACATCACCATACTCAATCAGCTGCGCAA GGAGAGAGGAATGAACACCTTCCAGTTCAGGCCTCACTGTGGAGAAGCTGGAGCAGTCACTCACCTGCTGGCCTGCTTCATGACCGCTGACAACATTTCTCATGGCCTCAACCTCAAGAAG AGTCCAGTCTTGCAATATTTGTACTTCCTGACCCAAGTCCCGATTGCTATGTCTCCTCTCAGTAACAACAGCCTTTTCCTGGAGTACAACAAGAATCCCCTGCTGGAGTTCCACCAGAAAGGCCTAATGGTGTCTCTCTCCACTGATGACCCCATGCAGTTCCACTACACCAAG GAGCCTCTGATGGAAGAGTACGCCATCGCTGCCCAGGTGTTCAAGCTCAGTACCTGTGACATGTGTGAAATTGCCAGGAACAGCGTTCTGCAGAGTGGTTTATCACATGAG GAGAAGGTGCACTTCCTTGGGGATCGTTACCTAAAGGATGGTCCAGAAGGAAATGATATTCGTAAAACCAACGTGGCTCAGATTCGTATGGCCTACCGCTATGAAACTCTCTGCTATGAGCTCAACCTTATCAAGGAAGGCGTGAAAGGGGATTAA